The sequence CCGGCGACGGTAACGTCGTGCCCGTCGGACCGGAGCCGGTCGGCAAGCTGCTTCGCCGCCGCGGCACCACGGTGATCGGCCCCGATGCACAGCCTCATGCGTCCGCCTCCCTCAATCGCCGCTCGATCGCGGCCTTGATCGCCCCGGCCGTCTGAGTGTACACGTGCGGCGGAAGGCCCATCGGGTCATCGATCTCCCGCCCGTCCGGGTCGAGGAGGGCGGTCTTCGCGTCGGCCTCCGGGTCCAGGGAGAGCACGGCCCGCAGGTGGGACGTCGTCATGACATAGATCACATTGGCCTGCGCAATCAGCCCGCGGGTCAGGGGACGGGAGCCGCGGAGCATCGACGAATCGACCCCGAGCGAATCCAGGGCCGCAACCGCCTCCCGGGTGGGCCTCGCGCCGGTCGTCGCCCCCGTGCCGGCGGACAGCACCACGGTCTTCTCCCCCGCCGCGACCCCGACCCCCCGGCCGATCAGGTCGTCGGCAATCGCCTCGGCCATCGGGCTGCGGCAGGTGTTGCCGGAGCAGACAAAAAGGATGGTCCGCTGCATCTGCTTGGCCACGAAACGCTCCTCGTACGCCCCCTCCCGCACCACCTCGTATCCGCCCGCGGCAGGCAGGCGGAGCACCGTCGCCGGACGCGATCCGGGCAGGCCGTCATCGAGGACGTACGTTACGTCCGCCCCGAGTTCGGCAGCCGCCCGGGCGGCATCGTCAGCACTCGTCGCAAACCGCCCCGGCCCCACTGGCATCTCCGCGACCAAGAGAGACCCGCGCGCCTCGGAAAGCACCCGGGCCGCGGCGGGGTGGCGGATGCGCCAGATCGCGGCCTCGGGCCCCCGATCCGCCACGATGGTTCCGCCAAAGGCCTCGCGGACGCGATTGGCCATCGGGTCCGGCACCGGAAGCAGGACCACGACCGGCCCCGGGCTAAGCCGACGAACCACCCTCTTCTGGGAAGGCCGCAGCCCTGAAGTCACGCCAGCCACAATCTCGTCGTCGTCGGCGCTGCCGGGGTTCGCCGCGGCCACCGCTGTCGGATCTCGCTCGCGGCGAGCCCGATCGACCACCCCCCGCAGGGCCGCCGCGGATCCTCCCCCGGCGAGGGCAGCAATGGCATACACCCCGTCGGTCGGGATCACGATGCACCCCCCGGCAAGCGCGGTAACAGCCTCGGAGATCGCGCTGGAACGCTGCGAGGCGGTCATCGTTCGCAGAATGGCCGCCGGGGTCGCCCTCATACCGGGAGTATGGACGTCCCGGGGGCGAAGTTCAAAGGCGAACCATATATACTCCGAACACGTGTCGCTGGGCGATACTGTGTACTCTTTGGTAAGGTTCCCCGGTACGGGGATCATCGCCGCGTTCGCGGACGAATAGGTCGGCGCAGCACACGCCGGACCGCCAGGCGGCGGAGCGTCCCCGGTTGGGTGGGCTGGTTGGTTCCGGCGTACCGGGCCGACGGTTGCGGCTTCAACACTGGCGTGTGTGGTGGCGTACAGGAGCAAGGGCACAATGGCACACGGCAAGGGTTCGGATTCGCTCCGCGGGTTCACGATCGTTGAGTTGCTGGTCGTGATCCTGATCATCGGGGTCGTGGTCGCGCTGGTCTTCCCGGCGATCACCGGATCTCAGCGGGCCGCAAAGAAGGTTGCCACAACGGCGATGCTTGCGGACCTGTCATCCGCCGCGTCGGCGTTCTCGATCGACAACAAGCGCACCCCGGGGTACTTCACGACGGCGGACATGGGCGATCAGGCCAACGTCGATCGCGGGTTCACGGGGATGAACAACGTGCTGCTCGACCTGGCTGGCGGGATCGTTGCTGCCGGGGGCGGCGGGCCGGGCGCGGGCGACATCGTCGTGGTCGGACCGACGGCGGCCAAGACCGTCACCGTTGACGTGGGCCGCATCGGCGCCACGGGCGGGAACCAGAAGGCCTACTACTCGCCCCCGGCCAAGAACTGGGTCGTCAACGGTCTTGTGGCGCAGAAGCAGACCAACGTCGCCGACCACTCCAAACTCCCGGACCTCGTCGACTCCTTCGGCGACCCGATCCTGGCATGGTCCGAGGACTCGACGGCGGGGAACTCGAACTTCTCCAGCAAGGCCCGCATCGCGGGCACACCGGGCAGTTACGCCAGGTTCTACTGGGCGGAGAACGCGGCCTTCCTCCAGGCAACGAACCTTGGCAGACTGGGTAAGACCCAGGCGTACACCGCTGCGAATACTCCGAGCAGCCTTCTCGGCGGCGGCCGGTCCGATGTGGACCTGGCGACCTCCCTCGCAGGCCTGCTGGGTAACCCGGCGTTCCCCGAGTCGACGGCCGCGGGCGTGGCTCCGAAGCCGGCCGCGGCTCGCGGCGGGCTGGTGTTCCACTCGGCCGGTGCTGACGGGTTTTACGTTGGGACCACGGACGACGGCGGCAAGTTCGCCGCGTCCAATGCGGGGCCTTTCACGCCGAACACGCTGGCGTACAACAACCCGGTCGCGACCCAGGCCGGGCAGGCCCAGGTCGATGCAATGTCTCGCTTTGACGACATCATCTTCAAGGGCGACGGCAGCGGCGGCTGATCGCACGCGGTTCCGAACTCCAATGCAACATTCGAGCCGGCCGGCGGGCCGGCTCTTTTTCTGCGCCCGAGTCACTTGACGTTCCCCTGTGGATCCGGGATCGTCTGGCCCCGTGGGCGGCATGCCGAGCGTGCATTCGTGGGCCGATTCCGCCGGCGCAGCGCCGGGGCGAAGTGCGCCCGCGCGCCGGTCGCTGGTAGCACTCGCTGCGTTTGCAACGGGCCTCGTGTTGGCACGGGGCATCCCGACGGTCCCTGCCTCGGCGTGGTTCGCGGTCGCATGCGGGGCGATGGCCGCGGCGAGTGCGCTCGGATGGCGAGTCGGCGCGCCGCGGGCCGCGCTCTCGGCGTGGGCCTGCCGCGCCGCGCTGGTCGCCGCGGCGGTTGCCTTCGGTGCCGGATGGCTGGACGCACGGGTTTCCCAATCGCCCGCAGGATCGCTCGCGGCGCTGCTCGCCACGGGCGATGACACCGATGGCGAAGACGAATCGCGGCCCGTGATCGTGACCATAGAAGGGATCGTGGCGGCGCCGGCCCGTGCCGAGCCGCCGATCCGTGGGGCGCTCGCCGAGTTCGCATCGACGCCGCCCTCTCGGCTCCAGACCATCGAGATCGCGGTGTACGCGGCGATCTCGGATTCGGGCCCGCAGCACGCCTCGGGCTCCGTCCTTGTGCGGGGACCCCGCGAGGCCATCTCGCCGCTGCCGGTCGGCTCCGCGGTGCGCGTGACGGGCGAGTTCCTCCCCATCGAGCACGCACGCAACCCGGGCCAAGTGGACCGCGCCCTGATCGCGGCCCAGGAGGGGATCGCCGGGACGATCACGTCGCCCGATGCATCGCTCCTTGCTCCGGCAGAACTGCCCGTCCCCGCCTCGGCCAGACTCGGCGAGCTCTGGTCCCGCGTGATCTGGAGGCTTCGATCCGGCGCCGCATCGGCGCTCGACGCGGCGCTCGCGGATACGGGCGATCCCGGGACCGCCCGCACGACTCGGCAGCGCGGCGTGCTCCGCGCCCTGCTGCTGGGGGACTACGACCCCGCGGCCGGGGACGTGACCTCCGCGTTCACGCGCCAGGGGCTCGTGCACCTGCTGGCCATCTCCGGGTTCCACCTTGTCGTCATGGCCGCGGTGGCGATGTCGCTACTGCGGCTCCTGGGCGACCTTGGGTGGCTCGAGCCGGCGATCACCGCGTCGCTCGTGCTGCTGTACCTCCTGGTCGTGCCCGCCCACGCGCCGGTGCTCCGCGCCGGCATCACGGTCCTGGCCATCCTCCTCGCGCAGGCGATGGGACGCCGCTACGACCCGCTGAGCGTGCTGGGGTGGACGGCGATCGCGCTGCTGCTGTGGCGTCCGCTGGACCTGTGGTCGCTGGGGTGGCAGCTGAGTTTCGGCATCGTCGGATCGCTGCTGTGGCTCGGCCGCGACGCCCACGGGCTGCTCTTTGGATCCCCCCTCAAGGGGACCGTTCCCACCCGGCACAAGACCCAGCTCGGCGCGGCGGCGGCGTGGGCGATGGCGGCCCTCTCCCGCCTGCTGGCCACCAGCCTGCTCTGCTGGGCCGTGGCGGCGCCGGCCATCGCGCTGCACGCGGGCCTGCTCAGCCCCCTGGCCGCCGTCACGGGGCTGGTCGTGCTCCCGCTGATCGTCCTGATGATGTGGATCGGGTACGCGGCGGTCGTGCTCGCGCTCGTCTCGCCGGCGGCGGCCCATCCGCTCGGATCGGTGCTGGCATGGCTGGCCGACCAGACCGTCGCGATGGTCATGGCGCTTGATTCGATTCCCGGACTGGTCGTGCGCTTGCCGAGCGTGAGCGTGGCCTGGACGTTCGCCGCGACAGGGCTGGCGCTCGCCTGGTTCCGGTTCGGGCGTACACGGTTCAGATTTCTCGCGCTGGCATCGATCGTGGTCGGCGCGTGGTTCGCGGGCGAGGCGCTGCTGGGTCCGCGACTGGCCGCCTCCGGGTGGCTGGGACGCACCGTGCTCTCGGTCGGTGTCCTCGACGTCGGCGATGGATCGTGCACCCTGATCCGGTCCGGGTCGGACAGCGTCCTGGTCGACTGCGGCTCATCGCGCACGGGGATCGGAGAGCGGGAGATCCCGAGGTCGCTCCGCGCCCTCGGCTCGGCGCGCGTCGGCACGCTCGTGCTCACCGGATCCGACATGGCCCGCGTGGCAGGCTCCGTCGACCTCTTCGACACAACGGGGGTGCGCACCCTGGTCGTCGGCGAGACCTTCAACCGCGTGGCGACGCTGATGCCAGGCTCGACCCCCGCCGCGGTGCTGCGGGCGGCAAGAGAACGCGGGATCCGCGTCCACACCGTCGCCGCGGGAGACCGGATCCAACTCGGGCGAGCCACCCTCGAGATCGTGTCGCCCGCGCGCGGCTCCGCGGTGCTCGATGGCGAGGATGGCTCGCTGGTGGTGGTCGCCGTCGTCGAGACCGACGCCGGCCCCCGGCACGCGGCGGTGATGCGCGGCGTCGGCGACGCGACGGCCCGGTCGCTCCTCCAATCCGGCGCCATCCCGCACCCCGACCTGCTCGTGCTCGGGACCCGCACCAGGGCCAAGGAGGCGACCGGGGCGCTCCTGCGTTCCCTCGGGGCGCCCGCGACGATCATCTCGACCGG comes from Phycisphaeraceae bacterium and encodes:
- a CDS encoding Sua5/YciO/YrdC/YwlC family protein encodes the protein MRATPAAILRTMTASQRSSAISEAVTALAGGCIVIPTDGVYAIAALAGGGSAAALRGVVDRARRERDPTAVAAANPGSADDDEIVAGVTSGLRPSQKRVVRRLSPGPVVVLLPVPDPMANRVREAFGGTIVADRGPEAAIWRIRHPAAARVLSEARGSLLVAEMPVGPGRFATSADDAARAAAELGADVTYVLDDGLPGSRPATVLRLPAAGGYEVVREGAYEERFVAKQMQRTILFVCSGNTCRSPMAEAIADDLIGRGVGVAAGEKTVVLSAGTGATTGARPTREAVAALDSLGVDSSMLRGSRPLTRGLIAQANVIYVMTTSHLRAVLSLDPEADAKTALLDPDGREIDDPMGLPPHVYTQTAGAIKAAIERRLREADA
- a CDS encoding prepilin-type N-terminal cleavage/methylation domain-containing protein, producing the protein MAHGKGSDSLRGFTIVELLVVILIIGVVVALVFPAITGSQRAAKKVATTAMLADLSSAASAFSIDNKRTPGYFTTADMGDQANVDRGFTGMNNVLLDLAGGIVAAGGGGPGAGDIVVVGPTAAKTVTVDVGRIGATGGNQKAYYSPPAKNWVVNGLVAQKQTNVADHSKLPDLVDSFGDPILAWSEDSTAGNSNFSSKARIAGTPGSYARFYWAENAAFLQATNLGRLGKTQAYTAANTPSSLLGGGRSDVDLATSLAGLLGNPAFPESTAAGVAPKPAAARGGLVFHSAGADGFYVGTTDDGGKFAASNAGPFTPNTLAYNNPVATQAGQAQVDAMSRFDDIIFKGDGSGG
- a CDS encoding ComEC/Rec2 family competence protein, encoding MPSVHSWADSAGAAPGRSAPARRSLVALAAFATGLVLARGIPTVPASAWFAVACGAMAAASALGWRVGAPRAALSAWACRAALVAAAVAFGAGWLDARVSQSPAGSLAALLATGDDTDGEDESRPVIVTIEGIVAAPARAEPPIRGALAEFASTPPSRLQTIEIAVYAAISDSGPQHASGSVLVRGPREAISPLPVGSAVRVTGEFLPIEHARNPGQVDRALIAAQEGIAGTITSPDASLLAPAELPVPASARLGELWSRVIWRLRSGAASALDAALADTGDPGTARTTRQRGVLRALLLGDYDPAAGDVTSAFTRQGLVHLLAISGFHLVVMAAVAMSLLRLLGDLGWLEPAITASLVLLYLLVVPAHAPVLRAGITVLAILLAQAMGRRYDPLSVLGWTAIALLLWRPLDLWSLGWQLSFGIVGSLLWLGRDAHGLLFGSPLKGTVPTRHKTQLGAAAAWAMAALSRLLATSLLCWAVAAPAIALHAGLLSPLAAVTGLVVLPLIVLMMWIGYAAVVLALVSPAAAHPLGSVLAWLADQTVAMVMALDSIPGLVVRLPSVSVAWTFAATGLALAWFRFGRTRFRFLALASIVVGAWFAGEALLGPRLAASGWLGRTVLSVGVLDVGDGSCTLIRSGSDSVLVDCGSSRTGIGEREIPRSLRALGSARVGTLVLTGSDMARVAGSVDLFDTTGVRTLVVGETFNRVATLMPGSTPAAVLRAARERGIRVHTVAAGDRIQLGRATLEIVSPARGSAVLDGEDGSLVVVAVVETDAGPRHAAVMRGVGDATARSLLQSGAIPHPDLLVLGTRTRAKEATGALLRSLGAPATIISTGRTQVGRRGASSLLSSLPHARVWTTARHGAIEARFDRDGSIGVVPLVRTRE